A portion of the Limibacter armeniacum genome contains these proteins:
- a CDS encoding glycoside hydrolase family 71/99-like protein: protein MKRLLLGCVCFLFLFSCNEDDPSDSGFKLEEHEPVAVSKTADQKVYVHLMPWFESKETSGSGSWGIHWTMANQNPDQLDGDRRQIASHYYPLTGPYASGDRDIIEYQLLLMKLSGIDGVLIDWPGTTDLYDYAANLANSNAIIDKLEKVGLEYAIVYEDQNINIAYDQGVVTNKIQAAQADVSYMAQNYFKDSNYIKVNGKPLLMVFGPQTFTTEASWSQILSVASTSFITLWHESGEAGSNATGEYAWVYSDHMNGLKNFYENNYGGLKIGSVYPGFKTFYNEGGWGGPTFSIDHNQLSTFTQTLDLALDADLQYIQLVTWNDYGEGTMIEPTEEFGYGFLTTLQQKLGVGFGEEELKLVRQLYDLRQQSTGKEMTQQLDQVFYKLVSLRIDEAKGVIDELTQ, encoded by the coding sequence ATGAAAAGATTACTACTGGGATGTGTGTGTTTTCTTTTTCTGTTTTCCTGTAATGAGGACGATCCGTCTGACAGTGGCTTTAAACTGGAGGAACATGAACCTGTAGCAGTATCCAAAACTGCCGATCAGAAAGTGTATGTACACCTGATGCCTTGGTTTGAAAGCAAGGAGACATCAGGTAGCGGGAGTTGGGGTATCCATTGGACGATGGCTAACCAGAATCCCGATCAGCTGGATGGAGACCGCAGGCAGATCGCTTCCCATTACTATCCGCTTACCGGGCCATATGCATCAGGAGACAGGGATATCATTGAATACCAGCTGTTGCTAATGAAGCTGTCAGGTATTGATGGAGTACTGATTGATTGGCCCGGAACGACAGACCTTTATGATTATGCTGCCAATCTTGCCAACAGCAATGCCATTATTGACAAGTTGGAAAAAGTGGGGTTGGAGTATGCCATAGTTTATGAGGACCAGAACATCAATATCGCTTATGATCAGGGAGTCGTAACCAACAAGATACAGGCAGCACAGGCAGATGTTTCCTATATGGCTCAAAACTATTTCAAGGACAGCAATTACATCAAGGTCAATGGAAAACCATTGCTGATGGTATTCGGTCCTCAAACCTTCACTACGGAAGCTTCGTGGTCACAAATCCTGTCAGTTGCCTCTACTTCATTCATTACACTATGGCATGAGTCAGGGGAGGCAGGCAGCAATGCAACAGGCGAATACGCTTGGGTGTACAGTGACCATATGAACGGGTTGAAAAATTTCTATGAGAACAATTATGGCGGTTTGAAAATAGGATCCGTGTATCCCGGCTTCAAGACCTTTTACAACGAAGGCGGATGGGGTGGACCAACCTTTAGCATTGACCATAACCAGTTGTCCACTTTTACGCAGACATTGGATCTGGCATTGGACGCTGATCTCCAATATATTCAATTGGTAACCTGGAACGACTATGGGGAGGGCACCATGATTGAGCCGACTGAGGAGTTTGGCTACGGTTTCCTGACCACCTTGCAGCAAAAGCTGGGCGTAGGATTTGGTGAAGAGGAGCTAAAACTGGTAAGGCAGCTGTATGACTTGCGTCAGCAGTCTACAGGTAAGGAGATGACACAGCAGCTCGATCAGGTATTTTATAAGCTGGTTTCATTAAGGATTGATGAGGCAAAAGGCGTCATAGACGAACTGACACAATAA
- a CDS encoding RagB/SusD family nutrient uptake outer membrane protein, which produces MLNGKYKFKKWASVMAAIPALMIGSCTDLSEEVYNTVLTDEYGKTPAEIETIVGRAYASMRGYDGNWTLEFPLFLVEGASDEAVIPTRGTDWFDGGLHQDIQRHQWTVNNVAIEKSWNIYFTGVSKVNSIIYEIDKAELSDEDKNNIKAELRGLRAYYYYVLCDLFGNVPLQTDFSDKELKSNTSRSEIFDFIESELLDVIDYLPASGYGKFTKNVGYSMLARLYLNAEVFKGEAMWQKAIDAADQVTGYSLEGNIFDNFLKENEGSSENIFVIPFDESVTIGNYWQSLYLHYKSGIAFEINAWCGNGMCAEPKVWGLYDEADKRRNGLLEGPLLAPDGTQLLQDDGNPVIHTPEITSLENAKQGDGVRNIKYEIAKGDNWERSNDWVLIRYAEIVMIKAEALMRLGRTSEAQSLVAQVRDRAGLSTPTDIDLDFMYDELLREFVWEGHRRTDQIRFGRFGEAWWAKEVSEPYRTIFPIPANAMAANAKLVQNPGYSN; this is translated from the coding sequence ATGTTAAACGGAAAATATAAATTCAAGAAATGGGCTTCGGTAATGGCTGCAATACCTGCACTGATGATCGGAAGCTGTACAGATTTGAGTGAGGAGGTGTACAACACAGTCCTGACAGATGAATACGGTAAAACACCTGCCGAAATTGAGACCATCGTAGGGCGTGCATACGCTTCCATGAGAGGTTATGATGGCAACTGGACTTTGGAGTTTCCACTGTTTCTGGTGGAAGGTGCATCTGATGAGGCGGTAATCCCGACAAGAGGTACAGACTGGTTTGATGGCGGATTACATCAGGATATCCAGCGTCACCAGTGGACAGTCAATAACGTAGCCATTGAAAAGTCATGGAACATCTACTTTACGGGTGTTTCAAAGGTCAACTCAATTATTTATGAGATCGACAAGGCAGAGCTAAGTGATGAAGACAAGAACAATATCAAGGCGGAATTGAGAGGGCTGCGTGCCTATTATTACTATGTTCTTTGTGACCTCTTCGGCAATGTGCCGTTGCAGACAGACTTCAGTGACAAGGAGCTGAAATCGAATACTTCACGATCCGAAATCTTCGATTTTATCGAGTCAGAATTGCTGGACGTAATTGATTACCTGCCTGCTTCAGGGTACGGAAAGTTCACCAAGAATGTTGGCTACAGCATGCTGGCACGCTTGTACCTGAATGCTGAGGTATTCAAGGGAGAAGCCATGTGGCAGAAGGCAATTGATGCCGCAGATCAGGTGACAGGTTACAGCCTGGAAGGCAATATCTTTGACAACTTCCTGAAAGAGAATGAGGGGTCAAGTGAAAACATCTTTGTGATACCTTTCGATGAGAGTGTAACGATTGGTAATTACTGGCAGTCGCTGTACCTGCACTACAAGTCAGGTATTGCATTTGAGATCAATGCATGGTGTGGTAATGGTATGTGCGCTGAGCCTAAGGTATGGGGCTTGTATGATGAAGCGGATAAGCGCCGTAACGGTCTATTGGAAGGTCCATTGTTGGCTCCTGACGGAACACAATTGCTGCAAGATGATGGTAACCCTGTCATCCATACGCCAGAGATCACAAGCCTTGAGAATGCGAAACAAGGTGACGGTGTCCGAAATATCAAGTATGAGATTGCAAAAGGGGACAACTGGGAAAGAAGCAACGACTGGGTGTTGATCCGTTATGCAGAAATCGTGATGATCAAGGCTGAAGCACTGATGAGACTGGGCAGAACTAGCGAGGCACAGTCGTTGGTGGCGCAAGTACGCGATCGTGCAGGGCTCTCAACACCAACAGATATTGATCTGGACTTTATGTATGATGAGCTGCTTCGTGAGTTTGTATGGGAAGGACACCGCAGAACAGACCAGATCCGTTTCGGAAGGTTTGGTGAAGCATGGTGGGCTAAAGAGGTGAGTGAACCATACAGAACGATCTTCCCGATCCCTGCCAATGCCATGGCTGCCAATGCTAAGTTGGTGCAAAACCCTGGCTATTCTAACTAA
- a CDS encoding SusC/RagA family TonB-linked outer membrane protein: protein MKFSQLIYILSTVLIVFWGSAAVAQENSAAIMVKGQIKTADSDELLPGASVSVEGTSIGTITDVDGKFSLEVPNADAMLVVSFIGYTTQKIPVNGRSQINVSLEVDNLQLDEIVVVGYGIQKKGEVTGSTASVTSNDFNKGVINSPEQLIQGKVAGLTIVKAGGDPAEGASIRLRGGTSLSGGNAPLVVVDGVPGADINTVSPNDIESMDVLKDAAATAIYGARAANGVIIINTKKAKKGDSSVEYSTYVSVGSAAKYLDMLSANQWRQYVRDNDVQGAIDYGADTDWQAEILQTAISHSHNVALSGGSENTSYRASVNFIQNEGIVKTSELERLNAKLYVQQRALDDKLKVDLSLSSTFDEYVPVNNLLTEPDGKAHNSPFRFAYNLNPTMPVYDANGDFFESRGLNEYNNPVALLHQRQDDRSRRRTLGVAKVDLEIISGLNAVLNTSYSVNSYKRKYYLPTDSRLGEQDKGFALQEQNEQHQRLLEAYLNYNKSFGDHNINLVGGYSYFDQMNEWSGAGRRGFDSDIFGYDNMGAGQDYRIGDVWSGRNSSKLVSFFGRANYSYMGKYMLQASLRRDGSSKFGDNHKWGVFPAVSVGWNIADEAFMESAQSWVNDLKLRAGYGITGNQEGIAPYQSLALSGPTSNDPYYDSNSGTWKYGYGPVQNPNPDLKWESTTQMNIGIDFALLNRFRGSIDLYDKQTDDLLYTYQVPQPPYVYGYMLANVGSLSNKGIEFSLNTSVMEKGKFNWSIDFNIAYNKQKIESLSNDIYTTDAIQSGKIENRGFSELYTQTIREGYVPGTFYGFKFKEFDEDGKYVLEGEGREEDKQILGDAQPDLVGGLGMNFRYGDFDLSFFLNSIIGHDILNATKMSIMDEGRLPGNNVPDEALTDQLNDAPQFSDYWIEDGSFVRMQNVTLGYTVPVKATSKLRSARIYVTGENLFLITNYSGVDPEVNMSGLLNPGIDNYNVYPRPRTITLGASVKF, encoded by the coding sequence ATGAAATTTTCACAATTGATATATATCCTCAGCACTGTGCTAATAGTGTTTTGGGGTTCCGCTGCCGTTGCCCAAGAAAACTCGGCTGCGATAATGGTCAAAGGGCAGATCAAGACGGCTGATTCAGATGAGCTCCTACCAGGAGCATCAGTATCAGTAGAAGGAACAAGTATCGGTACTATCACAGATGTAGATGGTAAGTTCAGCTTGGAAGTACCCAATGCCGATGCAATGTTGGTAGTGTCATTTATTGGTTATACTACCCAAAAAATACCTGTAAACGGCAGGTCTCAAATTAATGTATCCTTAGAAGTGGATAACCTGCAACTGGATGAGATTGTGGTAGTAGGGTACGGTATCCAGAAGAAAGGTGAGGTAACAGGCTCAACAGCATCCGTTACTTCCAATGACTTCAACAAGGGGGTAATCAACTCGCCTGAGCAGCTGATTCAAGGTAAAGTAGCAGGTCTTACAATTGTAAAGGCAGGCGGTGATCCAGCAGAAGGTGCTTCGATCCGTTTGCGTGGTGGTACTTCACTTTCAGGTGGTAACGCTCCGCTGGTAGTAGTGGACGGTGTACCGGGTGCTGATATCAATACGGTATCTCCTAACGACATTGAGTCAATGGATGTACTGAAAGATGCTGCAGCGACAGCCATCTACGGTGCGAGAGCAGCTAACGGTGTCATCATCATCAATACCAAGAAAGCGAAGAAAGGTGACAGCAGCGTTGAGTACAGCACTTATGTATCAGTAGGTTCAGCAGCTAAATACCTTGACATGTTGTCTGCCAACCAGTGGAGACAGTATGTACGTGACAATGATGTCCAAGGTGCGATCGACTATGGTGCAGATACAGACTGGCAGGCAGAAATCCTTCAGACAGCTATCTCACATTCGCACAACGTAGCTTTGTCAGGCGGATCAGAGAATACTTCATACAGGGCTTCGGTAAACTTTATCCAGAATGAGGGTATCGTAAAGACCAGTGAGCTTGAAAGGTTGAATGCCAAGCTTTACGTACAGCAAAGAGCATTGGATGACAAACTGAAAGTGGACTTGAGCTTGAGTTCAACTTTTGACGAATACGTTCCGGTGAACAACCTACTGACGGAGCCAGATGGCAAGGCACATAACTCACCTTTCCGTTTCGCATACAACCTGAACCCAACAATGCCTGTGTATGATGCCAACGGCGATTTCTTTGAGTCAAGGGGCTTGAATGAATACAACAACCCTGTAGCCTTGCTGCATCAGCGTCAGGATGACCGTTCAAGACGCAGAACATTGGGTGTGGCGAAAGTTGATCTGGAGATCATCAGTGGCTTGAATGCAGTACTGAATACGTCTTACAGTGTAAACTCATACAAAAGAAAATATTACCTGCCAACTGACTCAAGGTTGGGAGAACAGGACAAGGGCTTTGCCTTGCAGGAGCAGAATGAGCAGCACCAAAGGTTATTGGAAGCTTACTTGAACTACAACAAGTCATTTGGAGATCACAACATCAATCTGGTAGGTGGTTATTCATACTTCGACCAGATGAACGAGTGGTCTGGTGCAGGCAGAAGAGGCTTTGATTCAGACATCTTCGGATATGACAACATGGGTGCAGGTCAGGATTACCGTATCGGTGATGTATGGTCAGGACGTAACAGCTCCAAGCTGGTGTCCTTCTTCGGACGTGCCAATTACAGCTATATGGGCAAATACATGTTGCAGGCTTCATTGAGAAGGGATGGTTCATCCAAGTTTGGAGACAATCACAAGTGGGGTGTTTTCCCTGCTGTATCAGTAGGTTGGAACATTGCGGACGAAGCCTTTATGGAAAGCGCTCAAAGCTGGGTAAATGACCTGAAACTGAGAGCAGGTTACGGTATAACAGGTAATCAGGAAGGAATTGCTCCTTACCAGTCACTGGCTTTGTCAGGACCGACAAGTAACGACCCTTACTATGATTCAAACTCAGGTACTTGGAAGTATGGTTATGGCCCTGTACAGAACCCTAACCCTGACCTGAAGTGGGAATCAACAACACAGATGAACATTGGTATCGACTTCGCATTGCTGAACCGTTTCAGAGGTTCAATCGACCTGTATGACAAGCAAACTGATGACTTGCTCTATACTTACCAAGTTCCTCAGCCGCCATATGTATATGGCTATATGCTTGCCAACGTAGGTTCACTAAGCAACAAGGGTATCGAATTCAGCCTGAACACATCGGTGATGGAGAAAGGTAAATTCAATTGGAGCATTGATTTCAATATCGCTTACAACAAGCAGAAGATTGAATCGCTGTCAAATGATATCTATACAACAGACGCTATCCAGTCTGGCAAGATCGAAAACAGGGGCTTCTCTGAGCTATACACACAAACAATCCGTGAAGGTTATGTACCAGGTACTTTCTACGGCTTCAAATTCAAGGAGTTTGATGAGGATGGCAAGTATGTGTTGGAAGGAGAAGGACGTGAGGAAGACAAGCAGATTTTGGGTGATGCACAGCCTGATCTTGTAGGAGGTTTGGGAATGAACTTCCGTTACGGAGACTTTGACCTTAGCTTCTTCTTGAATTCTATTATCGGTCACGACATCCTGAATGCTACGAAGATGAGTATTATGGATGAGGGCAGGCTACCAGGCAACAACGTACCGGATGAAGCACTGACAGACCAATTGAATGACGCTCCTCAGTTCTCAGATTACTGGATCGAGGATGGCTCATTTGTCAGAATGCAAAACGTAACGTTGGGCTACACAGTACCTGTCAAGGCTACTTCCAAGCTGAGAAGCGCGCGTATCTACGTAACGGGTGAGAACCTGTTCCTGATCACCAACTACTCAGGTGTAGATCCGGAAGTAAACATGTCGGGACTTTTGAACCCAGGTATCGACAACTATAATGTTTATCCTAGACCACGCACGATCACTTTAGGTGCAAGCGTGAAATTCTGA
- a CDS encoding DUF5004 domain-containing protein encodes MKMRSIIKGVGIGLFLTTMLYGCFSPEDGSFVEPITRYEKMKGSWTLTDVVQADEQATSGVTELSLYGKFDFATMKIKLNEDESNNPTSFEVTGDAPQLFVQKGYWDLNSAFADGEAAIMNLYSDEAKSQKIGQLEVTNVPGGTPSLALKLSRSVVGSSVPFLSYTFTFSPETN; translated from the coding sequence ATGAAAATGAGATCGATCATCAAAGGTGTGGGAATAGGTTTATTCCTGACAACCATGCTCTACGGCTGTTTCTCGCCTGAGGATGGCAGCTTTGTAGAACCAATTACACGATACGAAAAAATGAAAGGCAGCTGGACATTGACAGATGTTGTTCAAGCTGACGAGCAGGCTACCTCAGGAGTAACAGAACTGAGCCTTTATGGCAAGTTTGACTTCGCCACAATGAAAATCAAACTGAATGAGGATGAGTCAAACAACCCAACTTCATTTGAAGTGACAGGCGATGCTCCTCAGCTATTTGTTCAGAAGGGGTATTGGGATTTGAATTCAGCATTTGCTGATGGAGAAGCTGCTATCATGAACCTATACTCAGATGAGGCAAAGTCACAGAAAATAGGTCAGTTGGAAGTGACCAATGTGCCAGGAGGTACACCTTCTTTGGCTTTGAAACTTAGCCGTTCGGTAGTAGGCAGTAGCGTTCCGTTCCTGTCTTATACTTTCACTTTTTCACCTGAAACCAATTAA
- a CDS encoding glycoside hydrolase family 97 protein — translation MKKVILFFWVVLVMASCAEKVPDLDKEEVTSPDGKIALTFEVKNGVPYYQISKEGEPIISPSRLGFIFQNAAALDTGFHIVNIKKEIVDNTWELPWGESKTVRDYHQRMNVALEEKSGENRKLNLEFRVFNDGVGFRYEIPEQPHLEELVIMDELTEFALAKDFQAWWIPAVGDNQDYEYLYKKSPANVLREAVHTPLTMEYKDSLYISIHEAALVDYAGMTLLNIGDNTLSCDLVPWSDGTKVKTAAPMKTPWRTILIGDKAGDLVTSNLILNLNEPNQLEDDSWIKPARYTGIWWGMHLEKQTWGQGPKHGATTENVKAMMDFAAKNNLSGVLAEGWNEGWDGDWTEGRFDFTKPYPDFDLAEITRYGEEVGVGLIGHHETGGNVESYDRQLEDAFDLYKAHNVHYVKTGYVSKLINDKERHQGQYMVRHFRRVMEEAAKRQIMLDTHEPVKQTGLRRTFPNLMTAEGARGTEYDAWSDGNPPSHTTILPFTRLLAGPMDYTPGIFDIMIESRPNNRVQTTLAKQLALYIVIYSPLQMTADLPENYKDQPAFEFIKNVPVDWEETKVLNAKIGEYITTVRRDKESRSWYLGSITNEKGRTLEVPLDFLDPNTTYQMTVYADGKDADMTSNPLSMQIDSDTISSNGTTLTLQLAPGGGAAVSFQPMEQI, via the coding sequence ATGAAGAAGGTTATTCTATTTTTTTGGGTCGTGTTGGTAATGGCATCCTGTGCTGAAAAAGTACCTGACCTAGACAAGGAAGAGGTAACATCACCGGATGGAAAAATTGCCCTGACATTCGAAGTAAAGAATGGCGTCCCTTACTATCAGATCTCCAAAGAAGGAGAGCCCATTATCAGCCCGTCCCGATTGGGATTTATTTTCCAAAATGCAGCAGCCTTGGATACAGGTTTCCATATTGTCAATATCAAGAAAGAGATAGTGGACAATACATGGGAATTGCCTTGGGGAGAGTCCAAGACTGTAAGAGACTATCACCAGCGCATGAATGTAGCTTTGGAGGAGAAAAGCGGAGAGAACCGAAAGCTGAATCTGGAGTTCAGGGTATTTAATGACGGTGTTGGTTTCCGCTATGAAATTCCAGAGCAGCCACATCTGGAAGAGTTGGTAATCATGGATGAGTTGACGGAGTTTGCCTTGGCAAAAGATTTTCAGGCGTGGTGGATTCCAGCAGTGGGAGACAATCAGGATTATGAGTATTTGTATAAGAAAAGTCCTGCTAATGTGTTGCGTGAAGCAGTGCATACGCCACTGACCATGGAATATAAGGACAGTCTTTATATCAGTATCCATGAGGCGGCCTTGGTAGATTATGCAGGGATGACACTGCTGAATATCGGTGACAATACGCTCTCATGTGATTTGGTGCCTTGGTCAGATGGGACAAAGGTTAAGACGGCAGCACCAATGAAAACACCTTGGAGAACGATTCTGATTGGTGATAAGGCAGGTGATTTGGTGACTTCCAACCTGATTTTGAACCTGAACGAACCTAATCAGCTGGAAGACGATTCTTGGATTAAGCCAGCAAGATATACTGGTATCTGGTGGGGAATGCACCTGGAAAAGCAGACTTGGGGACAGGGACCTAAGCATGGTGCGACAACGGAAAATGTAAAAGCCATGATGGACTTTGCCGCAAAAAACAACCTTTCGGGTGTATTGGCAGAAGGATGGAACGAAGGATGGGATGGCGACTGGACCGAAGGAAGGTTTGACTTTACAAAACCATACCCTGACTTTGACTTGGCAGAAATCACAAGATATGGTGAAGAAGTGGGCGTTGGACTGATTGGTCACCACGAGACAGGAGGAAATGTAGAGAGCTATGACAGACAATTGGAAGATGCCTTTGACCTTTACAAGGCACATAACGTCCACTATGTCAAAACGGGCTATGTTTCTAAACTGATCAACGATAAGGAAAGACACCAAGGTCAGTACATGGTTCGTCACTTCAGAAGAGTGATGGAAGAGGCGGCCAAAAGACAGATCATGTTGGATACCCACGAGCCAGTAAAACAGACAGGTTTACGTAGAACCTTCCCGAACCTGATGACTGCGGAAGGCGCAAGAGGAACAGAGTATGACGCGTGGAGTGATGGAAACCCGCCAAGCCATACGACTATTCTTCCTTTTACAAGACTGCTGGCAGGACCAATGGATTACACGCCGGGTATCTTTGATATCATGATCGAAAGCAGACCGAACAACAGAGTACAGACTACACTGGCGAAGCAATTGGCGCTCTATATCGTAATCTACAGTCCGTTGCAGATGACTGCCGATCTTCCCGAGAATTACAAAGATCAGCCAGCATTTGAGTTTATCAAGAATGTGCCGGTTGACTGGGAAGAAACAAAGGTATTGAATGCTAAGATTGGTGAGTATATCACTACCGTTAGGAGAGATAAAGAAAGCAGGTCGTGGTACTTGGGAAGCATTACCAATGAGAAGGGGAGAACACTGGAAGTGCCATTGGATTTCTTGGATCCTAACACGACATACCAGATGACGGTCTACGCTGATGGAAAGGATGCTGATATGACCAGTAACCCATTATCCATGCAGATTGACAGTGATACGATAAGCAGTAATGGTACGACGCTGACATTGCAGCTGGCACCGGGAGGAGGGGCAGCAGTAAGCTTCCAGCCAATGGAGCAAATCTGA
- a CDS encoding UDP-glucose--hexose-1-phosphate uridylyltransferase: MNKEFSFEEHPHRRYNPLTGEWVMVSPHRSKRPWQGQVEDMEEEKRLKHDPDCYLCAGNTRVGGEKNPEYTDTYVFTNDFSALLSDTPEGSFSKGGLLKAESERGMARVVCFSPRHDLTIPEMEVAAIRKVVDLWAKEYEDLGKKEFINYVQIFENKGATMGCSNPHPHGQIWAEETVPVEPAKKQVQQLAYWKENGTSLLTDYLKIELESGERILFENEHFVGLVPFWAVWPFEAMIVPKRHVARITDLTDAERDAFADAYKQLGIMYDNLFEISFPYSAGIHQAPTDGKAHEEWHMHMMFYPPLLRSATVKKFMVGYEMLANPQRDITAEQAAARLRVLSKEHYKSKRNVFN; this comes from the coding sequence ATGAATAAAGAATTCTCATTTGAGGAACATCCTCACAGAAGATATAATCCACTAACTGGCGAATGGGTAATGGTATCGCCTCACCGTTCCAAGAGACCTTGGCAAGGTCAGGTTGAAGACATGGAGGAGGAGAAGCGCCTGAAGCATGACCCTGACTGTTACTTGTGTGCCGGAAACACTAGGGTAGGAGGGGAGAAAAACCCTGAATATACTGATACCTATGTGTTTACCAATGATTTCTCAGCATTGCTTTCAGATACTCCAGAAGGAAGCTTCAGTAAAGGTGGGCTACTGAAAGCGGAGAGTGAAAGAGGAATGGCAAGAGTAGTTTGCTTCTCACCACGCCATGACCTGACAATTCCTGAGATGGAAGTAGCTGCCATCAGAAAAGTGGTAGACCTTTGGGCAAAGGAATACGAAGACCTCGGTAAAAAGGAATTTATCAATTACGTACAAATCTTTGAGAATAAGGGTGCTACGATGGGTTGTTCCAATCCACACCCGCACGGTCAGATTTGGGCAGAGGAGACAGTTCCGGTAGAACCAGCCAAAAAACAAGTGCAACAGCTTGCATATTGGAAAGAAAATGGAACATCGTTGTTGACTGATTACCTGAAAATAGAACTGGAATCAGGTGAGCGTATCTTGTTTGAAAATGAGCACTTTGTGGGTTTGGTACCATTTTGGGCAGTTTGGCCATTTGAGGCGATGATCGTCCCTAAACGCCATGTAGCTCGTATCACTGACCTGACAGATGCAGAAAGAGATGCCTTCGCTGATGCCTATAAGCAATTAGGTATTATGTACGATAACCTGTTCGAGATTTCTTTCCCATACTCGGCAGGTATCCATCAGGCTCCTACAGATGGCAAAGCTCATGAGGAATGGCATATGCATATGATGTTCTATCCGCCATTGTTGCGCTCAGCCACAGTCAAGAAGTTTATGGTAGGCTATGAGATGCTGGCAAATCCGCAACGTGATATTACAGCGGAACAGGCGGCAGCAAGATTGAGAGTACTTTCCAAGGAGCATTACAAAAGCAAAAGGAATGTATTCAACTAA
- the galK gene encoding galactokinase: MNTRNAVKKFEELFGTPEVIARAPGRVNIIGEHTDYNDGFVLPAAIDKEMVFVLRKNDLDKVQAYAIDLNKHGEFDLDNLSPQEGWINYIIGVVAETQKKGLKVRGFDVVFTSDVPLGAGMSSSAALECGLGTGLNSLFEGSLEPVDIALAGQAAEHNFAGVKCGIMDQFASTFGKENHVIRLDCRTQEIQHFPLNIEGYKLVLCNTNVAHSLASSEYNTRRAQCESGVEVIKTKYAEVKNLRDVTHEMLDECQAEMDKVVYDRCSYVVEENERLEEACHCLENQDLEGLGKQMYGSHKGLSEKYEVSCKELDFLVEQTLDKDYVLGARMMGGGFGGCTINLVKEEKVEAFIAEVGPAYKAAMGKDMTAYTVVIGDGAKAEQFLKA; this comes from the coding sequence ATGAATACAAGAAATGCAGTAAAGAAGTTCGAAGAACTGTTTGGTACTCCAGAGGTGATTGCTAGAGCACCCGGAAGGGTCAATATTATTGGCGAGCATACAGACTACAATGATGGTTTTGTATTGCCTGCTGCCATTGACAAGGAAATGGTATTTGTGCTACGCAAGAATGATCTGGACAAGGTTCAGGCTTATGCTATAGACCTTAATAAGCACGGAGAATTTGACTTGGACAACCTTTCTCCTCAAGAAGGGTGGATTAACTACATTATTGGTGTAGTAGCTGAAACGCAGAAAAAAGGACTGAAAGTGAGAGGCTTTGATGTCGTGTTTACCAGTGATGTACCACTGGGAGCAGGTATGTCATCTTCTGCGGCATTGGAATGTGGTTTGGGAACGGGCCTTAACTCGCTTTTCGAAGGTTCTCTTGAGCCTGTGGATATTGCATTGGCAGGACAGGCTGCGGAGCACAATTTTGCAGGTGTTAAGTGTGGAATCATGGATCAGTTTGCTTCAACATTTGGCAAAGAAAACCATGTTATCCGTTTGGATTGCAGAACACAAGAAATTCAGCATTTCCCACTGAATATAGAAGGCTACAAGCTGGTTTTGTGCAATACCAATGTAGCACACTCATTGGCCTCATCAGAATACAATACACGTAGGGCACAGTGCGAGTCAGGTGTCGAAGTGATAAAAACCAAGTATGCTGAGGTAAAGAACCTGCGTGATGTAACCCATGAGATGCTTGACGAATGTCAGGCAGAGATGGATAAAGTGGTATATGACCGTTGCAGCTATGTAGTGGAAGAAAATGAGCGTTTGGAAGAGGCATGTCATTGTCTTGAAAATCAGGATTTGGAAGGGTTAGGTAAGCAGATGTACGGGTCACACAAAGGGTTGAGTGAGAAGTATGAAGTAAGCTGTAAGGAGCTTGATTTTCTGGTAGAACAGACTCTCGACAAGGACTATGTTCTGGGTGCCCGAATGATGGGTGGTGGCTTCGGAGGCTGTACCATCAACTTAGTCAAAGAAGAAAAGGTAGAAGCATTTATTGCAGAAGTAGGACCTGCTTATAAAGCCGCGATGGGCAAGGATATGACGGCTTATACGGTCGTAATCGGAGATGGTGCTAAGGCTGAGCAGTTTCTGAAAGCATAA